The following DNA comes from Buttiauxella agrestis.
CCCTGAAAATATAACCCTGCTAAATATTACTCGGGTTTCATACTCAGAAGGTTGTTAAAATATTAATAAAAATGTCAATAAATTGTTTTAATGATGTTTCAGGCTATTTTAAATAGAGTAGACAGTAATCAGCTTATTTATCAGGCATCTGTGTTTCGCACTTTATGAGACAGACAAATGTATAATGGCTATGAGATGTTTTATTTGTGATCTGGTGCACGCTTTATTAGGCGGCTATTTCGGTTGTTTGAGGTTTTCAGCAAAATAGTCGGTATAACTCAAAAGTTGAAAAATAACTGTGCTGGAAAATATTTAAACATTTGTTCACCTTTTTGCTACTTATTGTTTGAAATCACGGGGCCGCACCGTATAATTTGCTCGCTTTTTGAGGCTTGACTCAAAGACCTAAAGGCAGTTTTATACCAGCGCGACATACCCCGAAGGGAGCAGGAGTTAGGATAAGCCATGTCTGTGTCGCTATTGAGTAGAAACGTTGCTCGTAAGCTTCTGTTCCTTCAGTTACTTGCAGTGATAGCAATTGGATTGCTGTTTTGCCTCAAAGACCCCGTGTGGGGTGCTTCTGCTTTTGGTGGAGGCCTGGCAGCTTGGTTGCCAAATGCAGTATTTATGAATTTCGCCTGGCGTCACCAGGTGCATACACCATCGAAAGGCCGCCTGGCCTGGACTTTCGCCATTGGCGAAGTGCTAAAGGTGATTGCGAGCTTTACCATACTGGTGGTGGCGTTAGCTGGTTTTAAGGCGGTATTGTTGCCGCTTATTGTGACGTGGGTTTCGGTGCTGGTTGTGCAGATACTCGCACCAGCTGTAATTAACAACAAAGGGTAAGAGGCATCATGTCTGCAGGAGAAATCTCTACACCGCAGGAGTATATAGGCCACCATCTGAATAACCTTCAGTTGGACCTGCGTACTTTCTCGCTGGTTGATCCGCAAAACCCCCCGGCCACCTTCTGGACGCTCAATATTGACTCCATGTTTTTCTCGGTGGTTCTGGGTCTGCTATTCCTGGTGTTATTCCGTAAAGTAGCCAAAACAGCGACGAGCGGCGTACCTGGTAAATTTCAGACTGCGGTTGAAATGGTTATCGATTTTGTTAATGGCAATGTCAAAGACATGTACCATGGCAAAAGCAAGGTCATTGCACCGCTGGCCCTGACTGTGTTCGTCTGGGTATTACTGATGAACCTGATGGACCTGTTGCCAATTGATTTCTTGCCGTTTATCGGCGAGCACATCTTCGGCCTCCCTGCCCTGCGTGTGGTGCCGTCTGCGGACGTGAATATCACCCTGTCCATGGCGTTGGGTGTGTTTATCCTCATTCTTTTCTACAGCATCAAAATGAAAGGCATTGGCGGCTTCACGAAAGAGCTGACGCTGCAGCCGTTCAATCACTGGGCATTTATACCGTTCAACTTAATCCTTGAAGGTGTAAGCCTGCTGTCCAAACCAGTATCACTGGGCCTGCGACTGTTCGGCAACATGTATGCCGGTGAGTTGATTTTCATTCTGATTGCTGGTCTGTTGCCGTGGTGGTCACAGTGGATTCTGAGTGTGCCTTGGGCCATTTTCCACATCCTGATTATTACGCTGCAAGCCTTCATATTCATGGTTCTAACGATTGTCTATCTGTCGATGGCATCTGAAGAGCATTGATTTTACTTACCACTACTGTGTTTTAACTGAAACAAACTGGAGACTGTCATGGAAAACCTGAATATGGATCTGCTGTACATGGCTGCCGCTGTGATGATGGGTCTGGCGGCAATCGGTGCTGCGATCGGTATCGGCATCCTCGGGGGAAAATTCCTGGAAGGCGCAGCGCGTCAACCTGATCTGATTCCTTTGCTGCGTACTCAGTTCTTTATCGTTATGGGTCTGGTGGATGCTATCCCGATGATCGCTGTTGGTCTGGGTCTGTACGTGATGTTCGCCGTCGCGTAGTAAGCATTGCTTAACATATCAAGCAATATCAGAACGTTAACTAACAAAGAGGCATTGTGCTGTGAATCTTAACGCAACAATCCTCGGCCAGGCCATCGCGTTTGTCCTGTTTGTTCTGTTCTGCATGAAGTACGTATGGCCGCCAATCATGGCTGCCATCGAGAAGCGTCAACAAGAAATTGCTGATGGCCTCTCTTCTGCAGAACGTGCCAAAAAGGACCTTGACCTTGCACAGGCCAACGCGACCGACCAGCTGAAAAAAGCCAAAGCGGAAGCTCAGGTGATCATCGAGCAGGCTAACAAACGCCGCTCTCAGATCCTTGAAGAAGCTAAAACCGAGGCAGAGCAGGAACGTGACAAAATCGTTGCACAGGCTCAGGCAGAAATCGACGCAGAGCGTAAACGCGCTCGTGAAGAACTGCGTAAGCAAGTGGCTCTGCTGGCTATCGCCGGTGCCGAGAAGATCATTGAACGTTCCGTGGATGAAGCTGCTAACAGCGACATCGTTGATAAACTGGTCGCTGAACTGTAAGGAGGGAGGGGCTGATGTCTGAATTTGTAACTGTAGCTCGCCCCTACGCCAAAGCAGCTTTTGACTTTGCCGTCGAGCACCAAAGCGTTGATAACTGGCAGCATATGCTGGGTTTCGCCGCTGAGGTGTCTAAAAACGAACAAGTAGCAGAGCTTCTTTCCGGCGCTTTAGCTCCGGATACTCTCTCTGCGTCGTTTATCTCCATCTGTGGTGACCAGTTAGACGCCAATGGCCAGAACCTGATTAAGGTGATGGCTGAAAATGGGCGTCTGAAAGTTCTTCCTGATGTTCTTGAGCAATTCGTTCAACTGCGCGCAGCCCAGGAGGCTACCGTAGAAGTCGAAGTGACTTCTGCCAGCGTATTAAACGAAGACCAGCTTTCGAAAATCAGCACCGCGATGGAAAAACGTCTGTCACGCAAAGTTAAGCTGAATTGCAAAATTGACAAGTCTGTAATAGCGGGTGTCATTATCCGCGCAGGTGATATGGTTATTGATGGTAGCGTACGCGGCCGTCTTAATCGCCTGACAGACGTCTTGCAGTCTTAAGGGGACTGGAGCATGCAACTGAATTCCACCGAAATCAGCGAACTGATCAAGCAGCGCATTGCTCAGTTCAGTGTTGTGAGCGAGGCTCACAACGAAGGTACAATCGTTTCTGTAAGTGACGGTATCATCCGCGTACACGGCCTGGCCGATGTCATGCAGGGTGAGATGATTTCCCTTCCGGGAAACCGTTACGCCATTGCACTAAACCTCGAGCGCGACTCTGTAGGTGCAGTAGTAATGGGTCCGTACGCTGACCTTGCCGAAGGCATGAAAGTTAAGTGTACTGGCCGTATTCTTGAAGTACCGGTAGGCCGTGGCCTGTTGGGCCGCGTGGTGAACACCCTGGGTGCACCAATCGATGGTAAAGGTCCGCTTGAGCATGACGGTTTTGCTGCCGTTGAAGCGATCGCACCTGGTGTAATCGAACGTCAATCCGTAGACCAGCCTGTACAGACTGGTTATAAGTCCGTCGATGCCATGATCCCAATCGGTCGTGGTCAGCGTGAACTTATCATCGGTGACCGTCAGACAGGTAAGACTGCTCTGGCAATCGATGCCATCATCAACCAGCGTGATTCCGGCATCAAATGTATCTACGTTGCTATCGGCCAGAAAGCGTCCACTATCTCTAACGTGGTTCGTAAACTGGAAGAGCACGGCGCACTGTCTAACACTATCGTTGTTGTTGCGACTGCATCAGAATCTGCTGCACTGCAATACCTGGCACCGTACTCCGGTTGCGCGATGGGTGAATACTTCCGTGACCGTGGTGAAGATGCACTGATCATTTATGATGACCTGTCCAAACAGGCTGTTGCTTATCGTCAGATTTCCCTGCTGCTTCGTCGTCCACCAGGTCGTGAAGCTTACCCAGGTGACGTATTCTATCTCCACTCCCGTCTGCTGGAACGTGCTGCGCGTGTTAACGCTGAATACGTTGAAGCATTCACCAAGGGTGAAGTGAAAGGCAAAACAGGTTCCCTGACTGCGCTTCCGATTATCGAAACGCAAGCGGGTGACGTTTCCGCGTTCGTTCCGACCAACGTAATTTCTATTACCGATGGTCAGATCTTCCTGGAATCAACACTGTTTAACGCCGGTATTCGTCCTGCGGTTAACCCGGGTATCTCCGTATCCCGTGTTGGTGGTGCTGCTCAGACCAAGATCATGAAAAAACTGTCCGGTGGTATTCGTACCGCTCTGGCACAGTATCGTGAACTGGCTGCGTTCTCTCAGTTTGCATCTGACCTCGATGACGCGACTCGTAAACAGTTGAGCCACGGTCAAAAAGTGACCGAGCTTCTGAAACAGAAACAATATGCGCCGATGTCTGTTGCGCAGCAGTCTCTGGTTCTGTTCGCAGCTGAACGTGGTTACCTCGAAGATGTGGAACTGGCTAAAATCGGTAGCTTCGAAGCCGCTCTGCTGGCTTATGTTGACCGTGACCATGCTCCACTGATGCAAGAAATCAACCAATCTGGTGGCTACAACGACGAAATCGAAGGCAAGCTGAAAGGCATCCTCGATTCCTTCAAAGCAACTCAGTCCTGGTAAAGTCTGGCGGCTTGTCTTAGGGCAAGCCGCAAGGCATTGAGGAGAAGCTCATGGCCGGCGCAAAAGAGATACGTAGTAAGATCGCAAGCGTCCAGAACACGCAGAAGATCACCAAAGCAATGGAAATGGTCGCCGCGTCCAAAATGCGTAAAACGCAGGAACGCATGGCTGCCAGCCGTCCTTACGCAGAAACAATGCGTAAAGTGATTGGCCATCTGGCTTTAGGTAATCTTGAGTACAAACACCCTTACCTGGATGAACGCGAAGTCAAACGCGTGGGCTACCTGGTGGTGTCCACTGACCGTGGTCTGTGTGGTGGCTTGAACACTAACCTGTTCAAAAAGCTGCTGGCTGACATGAAAGAGTGGTCCGATAAAGGCGTTCAAAGCGAAATCGCAATGATCGGCTCTAAAGGCGTCTCTTTCTTCAACTCTGTAGGCGGCAATATTGTTGCTCAGGTGACTGGTATGGGTGATAACCCTTCCCTGTCCGAGTTGATTGGCCCGGTGAAAGTGATGTTGCAGGCCTACGATGAAGGCCGTCTGGACAAGCTGTATGTTGTCAGCAACAAATTTATTAACACAATGTCTCAGGTTCCTACCCTTACCCAACTGCTGCCGTTACCGCCAGCAGAAGACGGCGAGTTGAAGAAGAAATCCTGGGATTATCTGTATGAACCTGATCCTAAAGCGCTGCTGGACACCTTGCTGCGCCGTTACGTGGAATCTCAGGTTTATCAGGGCGTCGTAGAAAACCTGGCCAGCGAGCAGGCCGCACGTATGGTGGCGATGAAAGCCGCTACCGACAATGGCGGCAGCCTGATTAAAGAGCTGCAGTTGGTTTACAACAAAGCTCGTCAGGCCAGCATTACTCAGGAACTCACCGAAATCGTCGGTGGCGCTTCCGCGGTATAACCAGGTTTACGTATTTAGAGGATTCGAGATGGCTACTGGAAAGATTATCCAGGTAATCGGCGCCGTGGTGGACGTCGAGTTCCCTCAGGATGCCGTACCAAAAGTGTACGACGCTCTTGAGGTTACAAACGGTAAAGACCGTCTGGTGCTGGAAGTTCAGCAACAGTTAGGTGGTGGCGTAGTGCGTACTATCGCCATGGGTACTTCTGATGGTTTGCGTCGTGGTCTGGAAGTTTCTAACCTCGATCACCCAATTGAAGTGCCAGTAGGTAAAGCGACTCTGGGCCGTATCATGAACGTCCTGGGCGAGCCTATCGACATGAAAGGCGATATCGGCGAAGAAGAGCGTTGGGCGATTCACCGTGCTGCTCCTAGCTACGAAGAACTGTCTAGCTCCCAGGATCTGCTGGAAACCGGCATCAAAGTAATGGACCTGATTTGCCCGTTCGCTAAGGGTGGTAAAGTCGGTCTGTTCGGTGGTGCGGGTGTGGGTAAAACTGTAAACATGATGGAGCTGATCCGTAACATCGCGATCGAGCACTCCGGTTACTCCGTGTTTGCAGGTGTGGGTGAGCGTACTCGTGAGGGTAACGACTTCTACCACGAAATGACCGATTCCAACGTTCTGGACAAAGTATCACTGGTTTATGGCCAGATGAACGAGCCACCAGGTAACCGTCTGCGCGTTGCGTTGACCGGTCTGACCATGGCTGAGAAGTTCCGTGACGAAGGTCGTGACGTTCTGCTGTTCGTTGATAACATTTACCGTTATACCCTGGCCGGTACAGAAGTATCTGCACTGCTGGGTCGTATGCCATCTGCGGTAGGTTACCAGCCAACTCTGGCAGAAGAGATGGGTGTTTTGCAGGAGCGTATTACCTCCACCAAAACTGGCTCAATCACTTCTGTTCAAGCGGTATACGTACCTGCGGATGACTTGACTGACCCATCTCCAGCAACCACCTTTGCGCACTTGGATGCAACCGTGGTACTGAGCCGTAACATCGCGTCTCTGGGTATCTATCCTGCGGTAGATCCACTGGATTCCACCAGCCGTCAGTTAGATCCGCTGGTT
Coding sequences within:
- the atpF gene encoding F0F1 ATP synthase subunit B — encoded protein: MNLNATILGQAIAFVLFVLFCMKYVWPPIMAAIEKRQQEIADGLSSAERAKKDLDLAQANATDQLKKAKAEAQVIIEQANKRRSQILEEAKTEAEQERDKIVAQAQAEIDAERKRAREELRKQVALLAIAGAEKIIERSVDEAANSDIVDKLVAEL
- the atpB gene encoding F0F1 ATP synthase subunit A, with the protein product MSAGEISTPQEYIGHHLNNLQLDLRTFSLVDPQNPPATFWTLNIDSMFFSVVLGLLFLVLFRKVAKTATSGVPGKFQTAVEMVIDFVNGNVKDMYHGKSKVIAPLALTVFVWVLLMNLMDLLPIDFLPFIGEHIFGLPALRVVPSADVNITLSMALGVFILILFYSIKMKGIGGFTKELTLQPFNHWAFIPFNLILEGVSLLSKPVSLGLRLFGNMYAGELIFILIAGLLPWWSQWILSVPWAIFHILIITLQAFIFMVLTIVYLSMASEEH
- the atpA gene encoding F0F1 ATP synthase subunit alpha, coding for MQLNSTEISELIKQRIAQFSVVSEAHNEGTIVSVSDGIIRVHGLADVMQGEMISLPGNRYAIALNLERDSVGAVVMGPYADLAEGMKVKCTGRILEVPVGRGLLGRVVNTLGAPIDGKGPLEHDGFAAVEAIAPGVIERQSVDQPVQTGYKSVDAMIPIGRGQRELIIGDRQTGKTALAIDAIINQRDSGIKCIYVAIGQKASTISNVVRKLEEHGALSNTIVVVATASESAALQYLAPYSGCAMGEYFRDRGEDALIIYDDLSKQAVAYRQISLLLRRPPGREAYPGDVFYLHSRLLERAARVNAEYVEAFTKGEVKGKTGSLTALPIIETQAGDVSAFVPTNVISITDGQIFLESTLFNAGIRPAVNPGISVSRVGGAAQTKIMKKLSGGIRTALAQYRELAAFSQFASDLDDATRKQLSHGQKVTELLKQKQYAPMSVAQQSLVLFAAERGYLEDVELAKIGSFEAALLAYVDRDHAPLMQEINQSGGYNDEIEGKLKGILDSFKATQSW
- the atpH gene encoding F0F1 ATP synthase subunit delta, translated to MSEFVTVARPYAKAAFDFAVEHQSVDNWQHMLGFAAEVSKNEQVAELLSGALAPDTLSASFISICGDQLDANGQNLIKVMAENGRLKVLPDVLEQFVQLRAAQEATVEVEVTSASVLNEDQLSKISTAMEKRLSRKVKLNCKIDKSVIAGVIIRAGDMVIDGSVRGRLNRLTDVLQS
- the atpD gene encoding F0F1 ATP synthase subunit beta, which encodes MATGKIIQVIGAVVDVEFPQDAVPKVYDALEVTNGKDRLVLEVQQQLGGGVVRTIAMGTSDGLRRGLEVSNLDHPIEVPVGKATLGRIMNVLGEPIDMKGDIGEEERWAIHRAAPSYEELSSSQDLLETGIKVMDLICPFAKGGKVGLFGGAGVGKTVNMMELIRNIAIEHSGYSVFAGVGERTREGNDFYHEMTDSNVLDKVSLVYGQMNEPPGNRLRVALTGLTMAEKFRDEGRDVLLFVDNIYRYTLAGTEVSALLGRMPSAVGYQPTLAEEMGVLQERITSTKTGSITSVQAVYVPADDLTDPSPATTFAHLDATVVLSRNIASLGIYPAVDPLDSTSRQLDPLVVGQEHYDTARGVQSILQRYQELKDIIAILGMDELSEEDKLVVARARKIQRFLSQPFFVAEVFTGSPGKFVSLKDTIRGFKGIMDGEYDHLPEQAFYMVGTIDEAVEKAKKL
- the atpE gene encoding F0F1 ATP synthase subunit C; this encodes MENLNMDLLYMAAAVMMGLAAIGAAIGIGILGGKFLEGAARQPDLIPLLRTQFFIVMGLVDAIPMIAVGLGLYVMFAVA
- the atpI gene encoding F0F1 ATP synthase subunit I, producing the protein MSVSLLSRNVARKLLFLQLLAVIAIGLLFCLKDPVWGASAFGGGLAAWLPNAVFMNFAWRHQVHTPSKGRLAWTFAIGEVLKVIASFTILVVALAGFKAVLLPLIVTWVSVLVVQILAPAVINNKG
- the atpG gene encoding F0F1 ATP synthase subunit gamma; the encoded protein is MAGAKEIRSKIASVQNTQKITKAMEMVAASKMRKTQERMAASRPYAETMRKVIGHLALGNLEYKHPYLDEREVKRVGYLVVSTDRGLCGGLNTNLFKKLLADMKEWSDKGVQSEIAMIGSKGVSFFNSVGGNIVAQVTGMGDNPSLSELIGPVKVMLQAYDEGRLDKLYVVSNKFINTMSQVPTLTQLLPLPPAEDGELKKKSWDYLYEPDPKALLDTLLRRYVESQVYQGVVENLASEQAARMVAMKAATDNGGSLIKELQLVYNKARQASITQELTEIVGGASAV